A window of the Procambarus clarkii isolate CNS0578487 chromosome 19, FALCON_Pclarkii_2.0, whole genome shotgun sequence genome harbors these coding sequences:
- the LOC138366396 gene encoding uncharacterized protein — MNINRTVLSNRQCQDPGFNRQGQDPGFNRQGQDPGFNRQGQDPGFNRQCQDPWFNRQGQDPWFNRQCQDPWFNKQCQDPGFNKQCQDPGFNRQCQDPGFNRQCQDPWFNRQGQDPWFNRQCQDPGFNKQCQDPWFNRQGQDPGFNRQCQDPWFNRQGQDPGFNRQCQDPGINRQCQDPWFNRQCQDPGFNRQCQDPGFNRQGQDPWFNRQCQDPWFNNSARTRGSIDSARTRGSIDSARTRGSIDSARTRGSITVPGPGVQ; from the coding sequence atgaatatcaaCAGAACAGTGTTGtccaatagacagtgccaggacccGGGGTTCAATAGACAGGGCCAGGACCCGGGGTTCAATAGACAGGGCCAGGACCCGGGGTTCAATAGACAGGGCCAGGACCCGGGGTTCAACAGACAGTGCCAGGACCCGTGGTTCAATAGACAGGGCCAGGACCCGtggttcaatagacagtgccaggacccGTGGTTCAATAAACAGTGCCAGGACCCGGGGTTCAATAAACAGTGCCAGGACCCGGggttcaatagacagtgccaggacccggggttcaatagacagtgccaggacccGTGGTTCAATAGACAGGGCCAGGACCCGtggttcaatagacagtgccaggatcCGGGGTTCAATAAACAGTGCCAGGACCCGTGGTTCAATAGACAGGGCCAGGACCCGGggttcaatagacagtgccaggacccGTGGTTCAATAGACAGGGCCAGGACCCGGggttcaatagacagtgccaggacccGGGgatcaatagacagtgccaggacccgtggttcaatagacagtgccaggacccggggttcaatagacagtgccaggacccGGGGTTCAATAGACAGGGCCAGGACCCGtggttcaatagacagtgccaggacccGTGGTTCAATAACAGTGCCAGGACCCGGggttcaatagacagtgccaggacccGTGGTTCAATAGATAGTGCCAGGACCCGGggttcaatagacagtgccaggacccGTGGTTCAATAACAGTGCCAGGACCCGGGGTTCAATAG
- the LOC138366397 gene encoding uncharacterized PPE family protein PPE24-like, which produces MCCLSRRHKTLMPAKNIFARTLPAKTVPAKTFPAKTVPVKTLPAKTVPAKTAPIKTLPAKTVPVKTLPAKTVLAKTLPAKTVPAKTAPIKTLPAKTVLAKTLPAKTAPIKTLPTKTVPAKTVLAKTLPTKTVPAKTVPAKTLPTKTVPAKTVLAKTLPAKTVPAKTLPTKTVPAKTLPTKTVPAKTVLAKTVPAKTVLAKTLPAKTVPAKTVPAKTLPAKTVPAKTVPAKTLPTKTVPAKTVLAKTVPAKTVLAKTVPAKTVPAKTVPAKTLPTKTVPAKTLPAKTVPAKTLPTNALCILDFVLINEIISVQYEPCTTLTSHCLKLSLVV; this is translated from the coding sequence ATGTGCTGCCTTTCTCGTCGACACAAAACACTCATGCCCGCTAAAAATATTTTTGCCAGAACACTTCCCGCCAAAACTGTTCCCGCCAAAActtttcccgccaaaactgttcCCGTCAAAACACTTCCCGCCAAAACTGTTCCCGCCAAAACTGCTCCAATCAAAACACTTCCCGCCAAAACTGTTCCCGTAAAAACACTTCCCGCCAAAACTGTTCTCGCCAAAACACTTCCCGCCAAAACTGTTCCCGCCAAAACTGCTCCAATCAAAACACTTCCCGCCAAAACTGTTCTCGCCAAAACACTTCCCGCCAAAACTGCTCCAATCAAAACACTTCCCACCAAAACTGTTCCCGCCAAAACTGTTCTCGCCAAAACACTTCCCACCAAAACTGTTCCCGCCAAAACTGTTCCCGCCAAAACACTTCCCACCAAAACTGTTCCCGCCAAAACTGTTCTCGCCAAAACACTTCCCGCCAAAACTGTTCCCGCCAAAACACTTCCCACCAAAACTGTTCCCGCCAAAACACTTCCCACCAAAACTGTTCCCGCCAAAACTGTTCTCGCCAAAACTGTTCCCGCCAAAACTGTTCTCGCCAAAACACTTCCCGCCAAAACTGTTCCCGCCAAAACTGTTCCCGCCAAAACACTTCCCGCCAAAACTGTTCCCGCCAAAACTGTTCCCGCCAAAACACTTCCCACCAAAACTGTTCCCGCCAAAACTGTTCTCGCCAAAACTGTTCCCGCCAAAACTGTTCTCGCCAAAACTGTTCCCGCCAAAACTGTTCCCGCCAAAACTGTTCCCGCCAAAACACTTCCCACCAAAACTGTTCCCGCCAAAACACTTCCCGCCAAAACTGTTCCCGCCAAAACACTTCCCACCAATGCCCTCTGCATACTGGACTTTGTATTAATTAATGAAATAATTTCTGTGCAGTATGAGCCTTGTACAACCTTAACAAGTCATTGTCTAAAACTTTCTTTAGTAGTGTGA